The Danio rerio strain Tuebingen ecotype United States chromosome 10, GRCz12tu, whole genome shotgun sequence genome contains a region encoding:
- the LOC137496619 gene encoding hepatic lectin-like gives MSQPIYASINTNSRLKMDRSSHRNQTGSDSMKTRCSRAAPMCLVLLCFLLLTAVIVLSVFIYTNNKNCAKDRRQLVTNISNLTGAKDELTNLLMERDQLIKQLQIFGQEAVWFYYQSSFYYLSNETKSWTESRRCCKDRGADLIIVNNKQEQDFIMKITGNNEFWIGLTDSDEEGNWKWVDGSILTSGFWASSGSITEPNGRETENCAVTHLKKHPELKGWLDVACDDAHQWICEKSILPVTI, from the exons ATGTCTCAGCCTATTTATGCCAGCATAAACACAAATTCAAGACTGAAGATGGACAGGTCCTCTCATAGAAATCAAACAG GAAGTGATTCAATGAAGACTAGATGCTCCAGAGCAGCTCCAATGTGTTTGGTGTTGTTGTGTTTCCTTCTGCTGACTGCAGTCATAGTGCTGAGTGTCTTCATCTATACAAACAACAAAAACTGTGCTAAAGATAGGCGCCAGCTAGTAACCAACATCAGCAACCTCACAGGAGCCAAAGATGAGCTAACAAACCTTCTGATGGAAAGAGACCAACTAATAAAGCAACTTCAGATTTTTGGTCAAGAAG CTGTATGGTTTTACTATCAATCCAGTTTTTACTACTTGTCCAATGAAACAAAGAGCTGGACTGAGAGCAGAAGATGCTGTAAAGACAGAGGAGCAGATCTGATCATCGTAAACAACAAACAGGAACAA GATTTTATTATGAAGATCACTGGTAACAATGAATTCTGGATTGGTCTGACTGACAGTGATGAAGAAGGAAATTGGAAATGGGTTGATGGCAGTATACTGACCTCTGG GTTCTGGGCTTCCTCTGGATCAATAACTGAGCCCAATGGACGAGAAACAGAGAACTGTGCTGTGACCCATTTAAAAAAGCACCCTGAGTTAAAGGGATGGCTTGATGTTGCATGTGATGATGCTCATCAATGGATCTGTGAGAAGTCCATTTTACCAGTTACCATTTAa
- the zmp:0000000924 gene encoding C-type lectin domain family 17, member A-like isoform X5, whose protein sequence is MTSKIKMSQPIYGNINTDSRLKMDRSSHRNQTGSDSVKTRFSRAAPVCLVLLCFLLLTAVIVLSVFIYTNNTNYTEERRQLITNITNLTGAKDELTNLLYDKDQLIKWLQIFGQEAGWFYYQSSFYYFSNETKSWTESRRYCRDKRADLIIINNKQEQDFIMKITCNNEFWIGLTDIKKEGTWKWVDGSILTSGFWASSGSINEPNGGKTENCAVTHLKKHPELIGWLDVTCDDAHQWICEKNI, encoded by the exons ATGACcagcaaaataaaaatgtctcAGCCTATTTATGGTAACATAAACACTGATTCAAGACTGAAGATGGACAGGTCCTCTCATAGAAATCAAACAG GAAGTGATTCAGTGAAGACGAGATTCTCCAGAGCAGCTCCGGTGTGTTTGGTGCTGTTGTGTTTCCTTCTGCTGACTGCAGTCATAGTGCTGAGTGTCTTCATCTATACAAACAACACAAACTACACTGAAGAGAGACGCCAGCTAATAACTAACATCACCAACCTCACAGGAGCCAAAGACGAGCTGACAAACCTTCTATATGACAAAGACCAACTAATAAAGTGGCTTCAGATTTTTGGTCAAGAAG CTGGATGGTTTTACTATCAATCCAGTTTTTACTACTTTTCCAATGAGACAAAAAGCTGGACTGAGAGCAGAAGATACTGTAGAGACAAAAGAGCAGACCTGATCATCATAAACAACAAACAGGAACAA GACTTTATTATGAAGATCACTTGTAACAATGAATTCTGGATTGGTCTGACTGACATTAAAAAAGAGGGCACTTGGAAATGGGTTGATGGCAGTATACTGACCTCTGG GTTCTGGGCTTCCTCTGGATCAATAAATGAGCCCAATGGAGGGAAAACAGAGAACTGTGCTGTGACCCATTTAAAAAAGCACCCTGAGTTAATAGGATGGCTTGATGTTACATGTGATGATGCTCATCAATGGATCTGTGAGAAGAATATTTGA
- the zmp:0000000924 gene encoding CD209 antigen-like protein A isoform X2: protein MSEDIYNNVMKTESKRMNRERVKMAVVIYESADCVGDHDFRTESNTQQPLQNTGSDSVKTRFSRAAPVCLVLLCFLLLTAVIVLSVFIYTNNTNYTEERRQLITNITNLTGAKDELTNLLYDKDQLIKWLQIFGQEAGWFYYQSSFYYFSNETKSWTESRRYCRDKRADLIIINNKQEQDFIMKITCNNEFWIGLTDIKKEGTWKWVDGSILTSGFWASSGSINEPNGGKTENCAVTHLKKHPELIGWLDVTCDDAHQWICEKNI from the exons ATGTctgaggatatttataacaatGTGATGAAGACTGAGTCTAAGAGAATGAACAGAGAGCGAGTGAAGATGGCAGTGGTTATCTATGAGAGTGCAGACTGTGTGGGAGATCATGACTTCAGGACAGAGTCAAACACACAACAACCACTTCAAAATACAG GAAGTGATTCAGTGAAGACGAGATTCTCCAGAGCAGCTCCGGTGTGTTTGGTGCTGTTGTGTTTCCTTCTGCTGACTGCAGTCATAGTGCTGAGTGTCTTCATCTATACAAACAACACAAACTACACTGAAGAGAGACGCCAGCTAATAACTAACATCACCAACCTCACAGGAGCCAAAGACGAGCTGACAAACCTTCTATATGACAAAGACCAACTAATAAAGTGGCTTCAGATTTTTGGTCAAGAAG CTGGATGGTTTTACTATCAATCCAGTTTTTACTACTTTTCCAATGAGACAAAAAGCTGGACTGAGAGCAGAAGATACTGTAGAGACAAAAGAGCAGACCTGATCATCATAAACAACAAACAGGAACAA GACTTTATTATGAAGATCACTTGTAACAATGAATTCTGGATTGGTCTGACTGACATTAAAAAAGAGGGCACTTGGAAATGGGTTGATGGCAGTATACTGACCTCTGG GTTCTGGGCTTCCTCTGGATCAATAAATGAGCCCAATGGAGGGAAAACAGAGAACTGTGCTGTGACCCATTTAAAAAAGCACCCTGAGTTAATAGGATGGCTTGATGTTACATGTGATGATGCTCATCAATGGATCTGTGAGAAGAATATTTGA
- the zmp:0000000937 gene encoding uncharacterized protein zmp:0000000937 isoform X2, whose product MTSGIEMAQPIYGNILVNYDPTPKMDRCSLRNETGKKRSSRAAPVCLVLLCLLLLTAVIVLSVFIYTNNTNFAEERRQLITNIANITEDRDKLLTDIINLTKIKDKVLINITNLEEDRDELLNKITTFTKARNEILKKNANLLKDKDQLIKQLQVFGQEAYYQSSFYYLSSERKSWTESRRDCKDRGADLIIINNKQEQDFIMKITSNNEFWIGLTDSDKEGIWKWVDGSNLTSRFWASSGSITEPNGRKTENCAVTHLKKHPELIGWLDVACDGAYQWICEKNILPVTS is encoded by the exons ATGACCAGTGGAATAGAAATGGCTCAGCCAATTTATGGCAATATACTTGTGAACTATGATCCAACACCGAAGATGGACAGATGCTCTCTCAGAAATGAAACAG GAAAGAAGAGAAGCTCCAGAGCAGCTCCAGTCTGTTTGGTGCTATTGTGTTTACTTCTGCTGACTGCAGTCATAGTGCTGAGTGTCTTCATCTATACAAACAACACAAATTTTGCTGAAGAGAGACGCCAGCTTATAACCAACATCGCCAACATTACAGAAGACAGAGACAAGCTACTAACCGACATCATCAATCTCACAAAAATCAAAGACAAGGTTCTAATCAACATCACCAACCTCGAAGAAGACAGGGATGAGCTACTCAACAAGATTACTACGTTTACAAAAGcgagaaatgagatattaaagaAGAACGCAAACCTCCTGAAGGACAAAGACCAACTAATAAAGCAACTTCAGGTTTTTGGTCAGGAAG CTTACTATCAATCCAGCTTTTACTACTTGTCCAGTGAGAGGAAAAGCTGGACTGAGAGCAGAAGAGACTGTAAAGACAGAGGAGCTGATCTGATCATCATAAACAACAAACAGGAACAA GATTTTATTATGAAGATCACCAGTAACAATGAATTCTGGATTGGTCTGACTGACAGTGATAAAGAGGGAATATGGAAATGGGTTGATGGTAGTAATCTGACGTCTAG GTTCTGGGCTTCCTCTGGATCAATAACTGAGCCCAATGGACGGAAAACAGAGAACTGTGCTGTGACCCATTTAAAAAAGCACCCTGAGTTAATAGGATGGCTTGATGTTGCATGTGATGGTGCTTATCAATGGATCTGTGAGAAAAATATTTTACCAGTTACCAGTTAa
- the zmp:0000000937 gene encoding uncharacterized protein zmp:0000000937 isoform X1: MTSGIEMAQPIYGNILVNYDPTPKMDRCSLRNETASDSGKKRSSRAAPVCLVLLCLLLLTAVIVLSVFIYTNNTNFAEERRQLITNIANITEDRDKLLTDIINLTKIKDKVLINITNLEEDRDELLNKITTFTKARNEILKKNANLLKDKDQLIKQLQVFGQEAYYQSSFYYLSSERKSWTESRRDCKDRGADLIIINNKQEQDFIMKITSNNEFWIGLTDSDKEGIWKWVDGSNLTSRFWASSGSITEPNGRKTENCAVTHLKKHPELIGWLDVACDGAYQWICEKNILPVTS, encoded by the exons ATGACCAGTGGAATAGAAATGGCTCAGCCAATTTATGGCAATATACTTGTGAACTATGATCCAACACCGAAGATGGACAGATGCTCTCTCAGAAATGAAACAG CAAGTGATTCAGGAAAGAAGAGAAGCTCCAGAGCAGCTCCAGTCTGTTTGGTGCTATTGTGTTTACTTCTGCTGACTGCAGTCATAGTGCTGAGTGTCTTCATCTATACAAACAACACAAATTTTGCTGAAGAGAGACGCCAGCTTATAACCAACATCGCCAACATTACAGAAGACAGAGACAAGCTACTAACCGACATCATCAATCTCACAAAAATCAAAGACAAGGTTCTAATCAACATCACCAACCTCGAAGAAGACAGGGATGAGCTACTCAACAAGATTACTACGTTTACAAAAGcgagaaatgagatattaaagaAGAACGCAAACCTCCTGAAGGACAAAGACCAACTAATAAAGCAACTTCAGGTTTTTGGTCAGGAAG CTTACTATCAATCCAGCTTTTACTACTTGTCCAGTGAGAGGAAAAGCTGGACTGAGAGCAGAAGAGACTGTAAAGACAGAGGAGCTGATCTGATCATCATAAACAACAAACAGGAACAA GATTTTATTATGAAGATCACCAGTAACAATGAATTCTGGATTGGTCTGACTGACAGTGATAAAGAGGGAATATGGAAATGGGTTGATGGTAGTAATCTGACGTCTAG GTTCTGGGCTTCCTCTGGATCAATAACTGAGCCCAATGGACGGAAAACAGAGAACTGTGCTGTGACCCATTTAAAAAAGCACCCTGAGTTAATAGGATGGCTTGATGTTGCATGTGATGGTGCTTATCAATGGATCTGTGAGAAAAATATTTTACCAGTTACCAGTTAa
- the zmp:0000000924 gene encoding CD209 antigen-like protein A isoform X1, with the protein MRAEMSEDIYNNVIKTESERMNRERVEMAVVIYESTDCVRDYDFRTESNTQQPIQNTGSDSVKTRFSRAAPVCLVLLCFLLLTAVIVLSVFIYTNNTNYTEERRQLITNITNLTGAKDELTNLLYDKDQLIKWLQIFGQEAGWFYYQSSFYYFSNETKSWTESRRYCRDKRADLIIINNKQEQDFIMKITCNNEFWIGLTDIKKEGTWKWVDGSILTSGFWASSGSINEPNGGKTENCAVTHLKKHPELIGWLDVTCDDAHQWICEKNI; encoded by the exons ATGAGAGCAGAAATGTctgaggatatttataacaatGTGATCAAGACTGAGTCTGAGAGAATGAACAGAGAGCGAGTGGAGATGGCAGTGGTTATCTATGAGAGTACAGACTGTGTGAGAGATTATGACTTCAGGACAGAGTCAAACACACAACAACCAATTCAAAATACAG GAAGTGATTCAGTGAAGACGAGATTCTCCAGAGCAGCTCCGGTGTGTTTGGTGCTGTTGTGTTTCCTTCTGCTGACTGCAGTCATAGTGCTGAGTGTCTTCATCTATACAAACAACACAAACTACACTGAAGAGAGACGCCAGCTAATAACTAACATCACCAACCTCACAGGAGCCAAAGACGAGCTGACAAACCTTCTATATGACAAAGACCAACTAATAAAGTGGCTTCAGATTTTTGGTCAAGAAG CTGGATGGTTTTACTATCAATCCAGTTTTTACTACTTTTCCAATGAGACAAAAAGCTGGACTGAGAGCAGAAGATACTGTAGAGACAAAAGAGCAGACCTGATCATCATAAACAACAAACAGGAACAA GACTTTATTATGAAGATCACTTGTAACAATGAATTCTGGATTGGTCTGACTGACATTAAAAAAGAGGGCACTTGGAAATGGGTTGATGGCAGTATACTGACCTCTGG GTTCTGGGCTTCCTCTGGATCAATAAATGAGCCCAATGGAGGGAAAACAGAGAACTGTGCTGTGACCCATTTAAAAAAGCACCCTGAGTTAATAGGATGGCTTGATGTTACATGTGATGATGCTCATCAATGGATCTGTGAGAAGAATATTTGA
- the zmp:0000000924 gene encoding C-type lectin domain family 17, member A-like isoform X4: MTSGQSQTHNNQFKIQMTSKIKMSQPIYGNINTDSRLKMDRSSHRNQTGSDSVKTRFSRAAPVCLVLLCFLLLTAVIVLSVFIYTNNTNYTEERRQLITNITNLTGAKDELTNLLYDKDQLIKWLQIFGQEAGWFYYQSSFYYFSNETKSWTESRRYCRDKRADLIIINNKQEQDFIMKITCNNEFWIGLTDIKKEGTWKWVDGSILTSGFWASSGSINEPNGGKTENCAVTHLKKHPELIGWLDVTCDDAHQWICEKNI; this comes from the exons ATGACTTCAGGACAGAGTCAAACACACAACAACCAATTCAAAATACAG ATGACcagcaaaataaaaatgtctcAGCCTATTTATGGTAACATAAACACTGATTCAAGACTGAAGATGGACAGGTCCTCTCATAGAAATCAAACAG GAAGTGATTCAGTGAAGACGAGATTCTCCAGAGCAGCTCCGGTGTGTTTGGTGCTGTTGTGTTTCCTTCTGCTGACTGCAGTCATAGTGCTGAGTGTCTTCATCTATACAAACAACACAAACTACACTGAAGAGAGACGCCAGCTAATAACTAACATCACCAACCTCACAGGAGCCAAAGACGAGCTGACAAACCTTCTATATGACAAAGACCAACTAATAAAGTGGCTTCAGATTTTTGGTCAAGAAG CTGGATGGTTTTACTATCAATCCAGTTTTTACTACTTTTCCAATGAGACAAAAAGCTGGACTGAGAGCAGAAGATACTGTAGAGACAAAAGAGCAGACCTGATCATCATAAACAACAAACAGGAACAA GACTTTATTATGAAGATCACTTGTAACAATGAATTCTGGATTGGTCTGACTGACATTAAAAAAGAGGGCACTTGGAAATGGGTTGATGGCAGTATACTGACCTCTGG GTTCTGGGCTTCCTCTGGATCAATAAATGAGCCCAATGGAGGGAAAACAGAGAACTGTGCTGTGACCCATTTAAAAAAGCACCCTGAGTTAATAGGATGGCTTGATGTTACATGTGATGATGCTCATCAATGGATCTGTGAGAAGAATATTTGA
- the zmp:0000000924 gene encoding CD209 antigen-like protein A isoform X3, producing MRVQTVWEIMTSGQSQTHNNHFKIQMTSKIKMSQPIYGNINTDSRLKMDRSSHRNQTGSDSVKTRFSRAAPVCLVLLCFLLLTAVIVLSVFIYTNNTNYTEERRQLITNITNLTGAKDELTNLLYDKDQLIKWLQIFGQEAGWFYYQSSFYYFSNETKSWTESRRYCRDKRADLIIINNKQEQDFIMKITCNNEFWIGLTDIKKEGTWKWVDGSILTSGFWASSGSINEPNGGKTENCAVTHLKKHPELIGWLDVTCDDAHQWICEKNI from the exons ATGAGAGTGCAGACTGTGTGGGAGATCATGACTTCAGGACAGAGTCAAACACACAACAACCACTTCAAAATACAG ATGACcagcaaaataaaaatgtctcAGCCTATTTATGGTAACATAAACACTGATTCAAGACTGAAGATGGACAGGTCCTCTCATAGAAATCAAACAG GAAGTGATTCAGTGAAGACGAGATTCTCCAGAGCAGCTCCGGTGTGTTTGGTGCTGTTGTGTTTCCTTCTGCTGACTGCAGTCATAGTGCTGAGTGTCTTCATCTATACAAACAACACAAACTACACTGAAGAGAGACGCCAGCTAATAACTAACATCACCAACCTCACAGGAGCCAAAGACGAGCTGACAAACCTTCTATATGACAAAGACCAACTAATAAAGTGGCTTCAGATTTTTGGTCAAGAAG CTGGATGGTTTTACTATCAATCCAGTTTTTACTACTTTTCCAATGAGACAAAAAGCTGGACTGAGAGCAGAAGATACTGTAGAGACAAAAGAGCAGACCTGATCATCATAAACAACAAACAGGAACAA GACTTTATTATGAAGATCACTTGTAACAATGAATTCTGGATTGGTCTGACTGACATTAAAAAAGAGGGCACTTGGAAATGGGTTGATGGCAGTATACTGACCTCTGG GTTCTGGGCTTCCTCTGGATCAATAAATGAGCCCAATGGAGGGAAAACAGAGAACTGTGCTGTGACCCATTTAAAAAAGCACCCTGAGTTAATAGGATGGCTTGATGTTACATGTGATGATGCTCATCAATGGATCTGTGAGAAGAATATTTGA